Below is a window of Flavobacterium cyclinae DNA.
AACCTTCTCCTTGTTTCACTTTTACCCCTACTTGATAACTAGCTCCTAATATATATGAAATATCCGTTATTCTAAAGAAATTATACGGACGCTCTAACTCGGTAATAAAAGTACCATTTGCATCATAAATGCTAAATGCATACATCGTTGCATTGGCAACAGATCTCGCATAAATACGATCCGCAATATCAATTGTTGACCCACACTGATTTACTACTAATGAAGTAGTTGGAATTGCAATAGTTACATTACATCTCGAACCTTGATCACCATAGAAACCATTACCACGTTTTACTCGTACCCCTACTTGATACGTCATACCATAGACTGAAGTAAATTCACTCATTCTAAAGAAATTAGATACCTTCTCTAATGTAGTTATAAGATTACCTTCACTATCATAGATATCAAATGCATAGGTAACTCCATCCCATACAGAAGAAGCGTAAACTCGGTCTTGAACATTTACAATTTGATTACATTGTGAAGCTTGGATTGCTGTAACTGGAGTAGCCAATGTTATTGAACACGCTGAACCCGCAAGACCATAAACTCCATTTCGCTTTACTCTAACTTTTACATTGTAAGTTGTCCCAAACTCAAAAGATGACAATACTTGAACAAATTGGAAAAAGTTTCCTCGTGTCTCATAAGTAGTTAATAAAGTACTACTGGTACTATCGTAAATATCAAATGCATACATGGTTGCGCCTGACACTGAACGTGTAAAAACACGCTCATTAAAGGCTACTGTACTTCCACAATTCGTCAAATTAGAATAATCTGGACAATCCACCGTTAAGCTAACTTCTTTTGAACCACCACATGGCGTTGTAAAAGATAAAGATACCGTATTGTTATTATTTGAAAAATTAATCGGATGATTTATAGAAACAGTAATACTATTTGTTCCTGCTCCACTCGATATGCTCATACCCTCAGGTAATGTCCAAACATAATTACTTCCAACTCCTGCTGCTACACTATAAGTTGCTGTTGTTAAACCACAAATATTTGATGGCCCGCCTATAGATGCATTTGCCGAAGAAACAAAAACACTTCTTGAAGGACTAGTACCACAACTTGCGGAATTAGCAACTACTGTAATACTTCCAGATTCAAATGAACTATCAAAGGTAACTAGAATAACACGTGTACCTTGTCCTGATACTAAAGTTACTCCTGTTGGTAGCGACCAAGTATAACTATCTGCCCCTGTTACAGGTATAATAGAATATGTATAAACACCATTTTGAGATGTCGTGTTGATGTTTCCATTCGTATCAACTGAATTTGAAGTAGCTCCACAAATAATACGCTCTCCATATATATATCCTGGTCTTGAAACTCCTGATATAGATAATGTTTGTAACTGACTAGAACCACATGGAGAAAGAGCTCTAACTGATAACGTTCCACTTACACTACCATTTGTTGTTACAGAAATAGTAGTGCCCGAACCATCGCCTTGTAAAGTCATACCCATGGGCAATGTCCATTCATAACTTGTAGCTCCTTCAACTGCAACTATACTATATTCATAACTACCAGCAGTACAAATTTGAGTTGAACCCGTTATAACACCAGGCAACTCAATACCTGCTACTGATAATGAACCTGTAGAAATAACACCATCTGAACCAATAGCAGATACTCGAATAGTACCTCTACTAAATGATGTATTATAGGTAATTTCTATTGAATTAGTATTTATTCCTGAAGTTACTAATGAACCTCCTGGAACTGTCCAAACATAACTAGTAGCTCCTTCAACAGGTAAAACGCTGTAAGACTCAGTAACTGAACCAGTAGAAACACAAACAACTGTTGAACCAGATATTGTCAAAGGTAAAACTTGTTTTGTTATAGGTAAAACAACAGGTAATGTCTCCGAACAACCATTAATTGCTTTAACAGTAATATTACCTCCAATAAATGTTGAACTAACACTAACCAAAATACTAGGTCCAGTAGAAGAAATTATTGTCATACCGGGTGGTAAATCCCATACATAACCCGTAGCACCACTAACTGGCAATACCGAATACGTTGCCTCGGTAGCTTCTGATGTTAAATTACGATCGCCTGTAATCGAACTTAGCCAACCTATTGCAACAACATTATCAGCACGGTACAATGCTTGAATTCCTGTATTAGGTGTAGTTATAGTTGCAGCATTTGTATTAGCACGATAATAAACCCCATCAACTGCCTTATTAGATAAAAGCGCACTATTAGAAGGAGCACTACTAAACAAACGAGCTCTTGCTGAAGCAGGTATTTCAATGTTTGCAATACTTCTAACAAAATTAATAGACCCTCCAGTTGCAGTAGCATCACATGCGTTATTAGCTGCTAAACCAAAATCGGCATATAAACTTAAAGCTATAGAACCCGCATATGTGGTTTTAATATTTCTATCAATATTAATATTTTTCCCACTGTAGGTTCTCAAAGTAATAAAACCTGTAGAGTTAATCCCAATTAATCCAGAACTATCAGAATTACTAATTAACAAATCTTCATTAGTATAAAGTGTTAAATTTCCAACAGGAACTGAAGTAGTTCCAGCTGTTATTTTTTTAATATAATTAGAAGTATTGGTTAAACTTGTAGCTCCACTACCATAAATTTCTAGGTGATTAGTAGCTATAGGTTGGGTTTGTGTTACACCAGAACTACTAAACAAACGCAATTTATCTGGATTAATATATTTATAAAACTCAATACCTCCTGAATAAATATCCATTTGATAACCACTATTGAAAGATATTCCTGTAGCATTATTACCAATTCTAACTTTACTAGTATTCGAAATTTTACCTATCTGAACAAAACTCGGATTACCAAAAGCTAATTTTTCAAAAATTTGAGGAATAGTTGTATCAGTAGCACTAGCCTTAAATGAGTTAGTATATGGTAATAAATAAATTTCTCCATTTGTATTCAATTGAGTAAAATTATCTCTAACAGTTCCTCCATCAAATTGCATTTTATCAGAAATGATTCTTACAATACCAGAGCCATAGTAACTATCTGCTACATTTTGAGTTTGACCAATATAACCCATGTTAAAATAAGTTCCTGTAAAATTAGCACTAGAGCTGTTTGTTTTATCTGTAAAAACAATTTCACCTCCATTTTTAGAATTTACAAAGGGACGTTGTGAAGTTAATGTGCCACCAGAAAAAGCAATACCTCGTGCATTAGCTGCTGCTGTACTTCCTGTTCCGGTAATAGAAATTAAACCATCACTAGCTTCTATCAGAGTATATCCTTCAATAATTACACCCCAAGGATTAGAACCCGCAAAATTTGTACAATCTCCTTCAACACTGATAGTTCCAGCTCCTTGAGTCAAAACATTTGAATTGGTTACTAATACTGCTCTTCCCGAAACACTACCTAATACATTCGAAAGTGAACCACGAATAACAATATTACCTCCAGAGCTACTAGAAGAATTCTTAGCATTAATAGAGGCATGGAATAAAGAAACACCTCCATAAGGTTTAGTACTCCATGGTAAAAATCCAACAGCACCCTTAGCAAAACCTGAATTTACATCAGTACCTCCTGCTAATAGAATATTACCACCATTAGATTTAATTTCTTCACCTCCATTTGCATCAGAAGTTCCAATTACAATTGCTCCTTGTCCGTTATCATCACTATCAGACCAATAGGTAATATTCCCACCTCCCGTTTGTACCTTTGCTCCTGAATTTTGAAATATGTTACCAGCAGCTTTAAGTGTTAATGAATTTGTATTAATTGAAGTTATTGATGAGTTTATTGTAAGTGAGGCCGTTGATTCTACTATTAAATTACCTTGTGATAATTTTGATATTACATCAGAAGAATTAATGTTTACATCATA
It encodes the following:
- a CDS encoding T9SS type A sorting domain-containing protein; translated protein: MKQKLFYLLLIFTLAFNVNYSQVILAGWSGLESTSTASYPRSSNYVISGHGVTATESYSGLVLRDDSRYFFGSMNSSTTLNISTAPYVEYQINLNSTKKIDFDRFVLYAFDHRDGKAQLRWSVDNYATSLGEFSTYAGYSLTSINLNALPDFIGTSVTFRVYFYNATGTLLVSGQPYGRTVAITSTSINPYTSYDSTPSTYHSSWKNVGIYINSIETPVQNITIVASGGAAEGSGWSYSNGVISPNTNYDVNINSSDVISKLSQGNLIVESTASLTINSSITSINTNSLTLKAAGNIFQNSGAKVQTGGGNITYWSDSDDNGQGAIVIGTSDANGGEEIKSNGGNILLAGGTDVNSGFAKGAVGFLPWSTKPYGGVSLFHASINAKNSSSSSGGNIVIRGSLSNVLGSVSGRAVLVTNSNVLTQGAGTISVEGDCTNFAGSNPWGVIIEGYTLIEASDGLISITGTGSTAAANARGIAFSGGTLTSQRPFVNSKNGGEIVFTDKTNSSSANFTGTYFNMGYIGQTQNVADSYYGSGIVRIISDKMQFDGGTVRDNFTQLNTNGEIYLLPYTNSFKASATDTTIPQIFEKLAFGNPSFVQIGKISNTSKVRIGNNATGISFNSGYQMDIYSGGIEFYKYINPDKLRLFSSSGVTQTQPIATNHLEIYGSGATSLTNTSNYIKKITAGTTSVPVGNLTLYTNEDLLISNSDSSGLIGINSTGFITLRTYSGKNINIDRNIKTTYAGSIALSLYADFGLAANNACDATATGGSINFVRSIANIEIPASARARLFSSAPSNSALLSNKAVDGVYYRANTNAATITTPNTGIQALYRADNVVAIGWLSSITGDRNLTSEATEATYSVLPVSGATGYVWDLPPGMTIISSTGPSILVSVSSTFIGGNITVKAINGCSETLPVVLPITKQVLPLTISGSTVVCVSTGSVTESYSVLPVEGATSYVWTVPGGSLVTSGINTNSIEITYNTSFSRGTIRVSAIGSDGVISTGSLSVAGIELPGVITGSTQICTAGSYEYSIVAVEGATSYEWTLPMGMTLQGDGSGTTISVTTNGSVSGTLSVRALSPCGSSQLQTLSISGVSRPGYIYGERIICGATSNSVDTNGNINTTSQNGVYTYSIIPVTGADSYTWSLPTGVTLVSGQGTRVILVTFDSSFESGSITVVANSASCGTSPSRSVFVSSANASIGGPSNICGLTTATYSVAAGVGSNYVWTLPEGMSISSGAGTNSITVSINHPINFSNNNNTVSLSFTTPCGGSKEVSLTVDCPDYSNLTNCGSTVAFNERVFTRSVSGATMYAFDIYDSTSSTLLTTYETRGNFFQFVQVLSSFEFGTTYNVKVRVKRNGVYGLAGSACSITLATPVTAIQASQCNQIVNVQDRVYASSVWDGVTYAFDIYDSEGNLITTLEKVSNFFRMSEFTSVYGMTYQVGVRVKRGNGFYGDQGSRCNVTIAIPTTSLVVNQCGSTIDIADRIYARSVANATMYAFSIYDANGTFITELERPYNFFRITDISYILGASYQVGVKVKQGEGSYGLEGALCTITLSGPPTTAIESAQCGTSILYTDAIYAVSVSDATGYKFNVYNQAGTTLVTSFESATNSFSFSQLTGYTFDTTYQVRVQVIRGTEYGVEGTACSITVLKDAPARALSNQDEIKTSMISEFKAYPNPFTTTFSITPMEGETATLFYQVYDVTGKMIESHSVEASEITNHTIGDEYPAGMYLVIVRQGANTQTFKMVKQ